A single uncultured Methanolobus sp. DNA region contains:
- a CDS encoding AI-2E family transporter — MALTTNSKVWSIMLVVSVFITIFFAVLFHFEDIFIVLIIGSILVLLTDSILIEFKRYFGHRSLWVRRVYAVSLVVIGVLLVSLLLIGQLSDMTSLVNSQEEYETGISSIFSTYGHLLSSQNNVNTGPMLGEGPAGAPSGNMNGTMGENASVSFNGDTAAAPIISSEDMQSIGDYIFSFFSSLISKLSYFVFTGLLIIPMMFRLYFAKKNVIVTEIVSFFPVKYQDCVSSSMLDIGKRLRDYFSAKILESVIVGLICCIGFYLAGINGWFFLGALAGLLNIVPYIGPVVGAIPAVIIAFIVSPTTAFYAIITVVIAQLVDNLYLIPYMISGKVNVNPLLSVLLTLIFADMLGALGMILAIPVYIIYKVVLTEFYNELRKIYPDEYDA; from the coding sequence ATGGCACTGACAACCAATTCAAAGGTATGGAGCATAATGCTCGTTGTATCTGTATTCATTACTATCTTCTTTGCTGTCCTGTTTCATTTTGAGGACATATTCATCGTCCTGATAATTGGAAGCATACTTGTGCTCCTGACTGATAGTATCCTCATAGAGTTCAAACGTTATTTTGGTCATAGATCTCTCTGGGTCAGGAGAGTCTATGCAGTTTCTCTTGTTGTCATTGGTGTTCTGCTTGTATCCCTGTTACTGATCGGTCAGTTGTCCGATATGACTTCTCTTGTAAATTCACAGGAAGAATATGAGACTGGTATTTCCAGTATATTTTCAACCTATGGTCATCTCCTTTCCTCACAAAACAATGTGAACACAGGCCCAATGTTGGGTGAAGGTCCGGCAGGTGCTCCTTCTGGAAATATGAATGGGACCATGGGTGAAAATGCAAGTGTATCTTTTAATGGCGATACGGCTGCAGCTCCAATAATATCCAGCGAGGATATGCAGTCAATTGGAGATTATATCTTTAGTTTCTTCTCTTCACTTATCTCTAAATTATCGTATTTTGTCTTCACCGGCCTGCTGATAATACCAATGATGTTCCGTCTTTACTTTGCAAAGAAGAATGTAATAGTCACAGAAATAGTCAGCTTTTTCCCTGTAAAGTATCAGGATTGTGTATCCTCTTCAATGCTGGATATCGGAAAGCGTCTAAGGGATTATTTCTCTGCAAAGATCCTTGAAAGCGTTATTGTGGGACTTATTTGCTGCATTGGTTTTTATCTGGCAGGTATCAACGGATGGTTTTTCCTCGGCGCGCTTGCAGGTTTGCTGAATATAGTGCCTTACATTGGTCCAGTGGTCGGTGCAATTCCTGCTGTGATAATCGCTTTTATTGTAAGCCCGACAACTGCATTTTATGCGATAATAACTGTTGTTATTGCCCAGCTTGTGGATAATCTGTATCTGATTCCATATATGATCTCAGGTAAGGTGAACGTGAATCCATTGTTGAGTGTTTTGCTGACTCTTATATTTGCAGATATGCTTGGTGCGTTAGGTATGATACTTGCAATTCCGGTATACATTATTTATAAAGTAGTATTGACAGAGTTCTACAACGAGCTGAGGAAGATATATCCGGATGAATATGATGCTTGA
- the clpB gene encoding ATP-dependent chaperone ClpB: MDLNRFTQKAQEAIQGSSTIAARYRNQQIDCEHMLLALLEQSGGLVTTLLQNIEVPVDRVKEKVEAQLANLPQVSGPGGDQVYMTQTMRRVLDAASQEAGKMKDEYVSVEHLLLAMVEEKDSQCGKILASEGVTRARILEAIKQVRGNRRITSENPEDTMEPLKKYGIDFTELASQGKLDPVIGRDQEIRHSIEILSRRRKNNPVLIGEAGVGKTAIVEGLAQRIAKKDVPDAMKEKRIIALDMGALIAGAKFRGEFEERLKAVLKEVADSEGQIILFIDEIHTIVGAGATEGAMDAGNLLKPMLARGELHCIGATTVDEYRKYIEKDAALERRFLPVFVEEPTVEDTISILRGLKEKYEVHHGVRLKDSSLVAAAIMSHRYIADRFLPDKAIDLVDEAAAKKRTAIDSKPAELDEADRKIMQLEIEREALKKEKDAASKDRLEILEKELADIRAESDAMRARWDREKEAISKLGSLKQEIEDTKIQFELAENDNNLELASRLKYGTLIPLQHQYAEEEKLLQDMQGEMLLNEEVGEEDIADVVSQWTHIPVTKLMEGQREKLVHFEDNLHNRIIGQSEAVRAVADAVIRNYAGIKDPRRPIGSFIFLGPTGVGKTELVKALAAELFDDENNMVRIDMSEYMEKHTVSRMIGAPPGYIGHDEGGQLTEAVRRRPYSVVLFDEIEKAHPDVFNVMLQILDDGRLTDSKGRTVDFKNTLIIMTSNIFAGDLTEVLRSDEDAQDVDYNILQMRAMTELGKYFRPEFLNRVDEIALFHALKPEELVRIVDIKAADLVERLKDKRISLELTDAAKAYLSKAGYSETFGARPLKRVIQNEVETRIAKLIVAGEVPEGSTVFVDSNGAELTVDVRSAE; this comes from the coding sequence ATGGATCTTAACCGTTTCACACAAAAAGCCCAGGAAGCAATCCAGGGCTCAAGTACAATTGCTGCAAGATACAGAAACCAGCAGATAGACTGCGAGCACATGTTGCTTGCACTGCTGGAGCAGAGCGGAGGACTGGTAACAACCTTACTTCAGAATATAGAAGTACCGGTAGACCGCGTAAAGGAAAAAGTTGAAGCCCAGCTTGCAAACCTGCCACAGGTCTCAGGTCCGGGAGGGGATCAGGTCTACATGACCCAGACCATGAGGCGTGTCCTTGATGCAGCTTCACAGGAAGCAGGCAAGATGAAAGATGAATACGTGAGTGTCGAGCATCTCCTGCTTGCCATGGTGGAAGAAAAGGACAGTCAGTGTGGCAAGATACTTGCAAGCGAAGGCGTAACACGTGCCAGAATCCTTGAAGCAATAAAGCAGGTAAGGGGGAATAGAAGAATTACCTCGGAAAATCCGGAAGACACAATGGAACCACTGAAGAAGTACGGAATTGATTTCACAGAACTTGCATCACAGGGTAAGCTTGACCCTGTAATTGGAAGGGACCAGGAAATAAGGCATTCAATTGAGATCCTTTCACGCCGCAGAAAGAACAATCCTGTGCTTATTGGTGAGGCTGGTGTAGGTAAGACTGCAATTGTCGAGGGTCTTGCACAGCGTATTGCCAAGAAGGATGTTCCTGATGCCATGAAGGAAAAGCGTATCATTGCCCTTGATATGGGTGCATTGATAGCTGGTGCCAAGTTCCGCGGCGAATTCGAAGAAAGGCTCAAGGCCGTGCTAAAGGAAGTCGCAGACTCTGAGGGGCAGATCATTCTCTTCATCGATGAGATCCACACCATTGTAGGTGCAGGTGCTACAGAAGGTGCAATGGATGCAGGAAACCTTCTCAAGCCAATGCTTGCCCGTGGTGAACTGCATTGTATCGGTGCTACAACAGTAGATGAATACCGTAAGTACATCGAAAAGGATGCAGCACTTGAACGCAGGTTCCTGCCGGTATTCGTTGAGGAGCCAACGGTAGAGGATACTATATCTATCCTTCGTGGACTGAAGGAGAAGTATGAGGTCCACCATGGTGTACGTCTTAAGGACTCCTCACTTGTAGCTGCTGCAATAATGAGTCACCGTTACATTGCAGACAGGTTCCTGCCTGATAAGGCAATTGACCTTGTGGACGAGGCAGCTGCCAAGAAGAGAACTGCAATTGACAGCAAGCCTGCAGAACTTGATGAGGCAGATCGAAAGATCATGCAGCTTGAAATTGAGCGCGAGGCACTGAAGAAGGAAAAGGATGCTGCTTCAAAGGATCGTCTGGAAATCCTTGAGAAGGAACTTGCAGACATCAGGGCTGAATCCGATGCCATGAGAGCAAGATGGGACCGTGAGAAGGAAGCTATCTCAAAGCTTGGTTCACTGAAGCAGGAGATAGAGGATACAAAGATCCAGTTTGAACTTGCCGAGAACGATAACAACCTTGAACTTGCATCCAGGCTGAAGTACGGAACACTCATTCCACTGCAACACCAGTATGCGGAAGAGGAAAAGCTGCTTCAGGATATGCAGGGCGAGATGCTTCTGAATGAAGAGGTCGGTGAAGAGGATATTGCCGATGTTGTCAGCCAGTGGACTCACATTCCTGTAACAAAGCTCATGGAAGGCCAGCGTGAGAAGCTTGTGCACTTTGAGGACAACCTTCACAACCGTATCATCGGCCAGAGTGAAGCCGTCAGGGCTGTTGCTGATGCAGTGATACGTAACTACGCAGGTATCAAGGATCCGAGACGTCCGATTGGAAGTTTTATCTTCCTTGGTCCGACCGGTGTTGGTAAGACCGAGCTTGTAAAGGCTCTTGCAGCCGAGTTATTCGATGATGAGAACAACATGGTGCGTATTGACATGTCCGAGTACATGGAAAAGCATACAGTTTCAAGGATGATAGGTGCACCGCCAGGATATATCGGACATGATGAGGGCGGACAGCTTACAGAGGCTGTACGCAGGAGACCATATTCTGTTGTACTCTTCGATGAGATCGAAAAGGCGCATCCTGATGTGTTCAACGTCATGCTGCAGATACTTGACGATGGTCGCCTGACAGATTCCAAGGGCAGGACTGTGGACTTCAAGAACACGCTGATAATCATGACATCCAACATCTTCGCAGGTGATCTTACAGAAGTCCTGAGGTCCGATGAGGATGCGCAGGATGTTGATTACAATATACTGCAGATGCGTGCAATGACAGAGCTTGGAAAGTATTTCAGGCCGGAGTTCCTTAACCGTGTTGATGAGATTGCTCTCTTCCATGCACTTAAGCCTGAAGAGCTTGTCAGGATTGTTGATATTAAGGCAGCTGATCTTGTAGAGAGGCTCAAGGACAAGCGTATCAGTCTTGAACTTACAGATGCTGCAAAGGCCTATCTCTCAAAGGCAGGATACAGCGAAACCTTTGGTGCAAGGCCGCTTAAGAGGGTTATTCAGAATGAGGTTGAAACAAGGATCGCTAAGCTCATCGTTGCAGGCGAGGTTCCGGAAGGTTCAACAGTATTTGTTGACAGTAACGGTGCAGAGCTTACTGTGGATGTTCGGTCTGCTGAGTAA
- a CDS encoding RND family transporter: MIALLLIIISFQGAQLIGMASGTDTFVDKNSKLYQDYDHLYLNLFGTESIVVMVEGSDVTDPDLLKALDRAYMSIQNIPGVVEVTSPSTVIKEVNYQMTGRSTIPDDQQTIDGIIDHSMPSALMPDETHAIMSVVIEGTASDSTQEEILRETETSIELANFPADYNVIVTGNPAFSIAMNEEMNTSMGILLLLSILLMVVVLYLVFKHVRWRLLPLPIVLVGIIFTFGAMGFLDIPMSMVSMSAFPVLIGLGIDYAIQFHNRIEEELARGETDEEAVIDTIKHTGPAVLIALIITALGFFSLFTSTVPMIQDFGKLLMIGILMCFLSSLFLGVTVLYGFDKISKWNILGKLGLKKNSSKPATHAAVLIDEDHEPDFLEKALKGISTFSMKNPILILSIAGLLCVGGLYADNLVGIQTDTETFVPQDMPALLELKHMGEILGGEDQLNLIIKTDDNADPELLEWIDEFTEHEVAGRSHIQDSSSIVDLVKAANSGEIPGSSEEIEVIYDQLSDAQRDAYLNGNTIIMLNLDIGNAMSELGLEGIESLANVVEDDIMWMAPPPGVYVTITGHSMVYVEVISALTSGRVFMTMLGIVLVFAGLLVIYRDMLKALTPVLTMVVVVGWSGGLMYYTGMEYTPMTATLGALILGVGSEYAILMMERYFEERDKGADPEEAMQEASVKIGKAIVTSGATTVFGFSALIASPFSITSNFGLITVMDVILALLATFVIFPPIIVTLDKYREKRRHFHQSHHKSGSGGGNIVKSIQEAITQ; the protein is encoded by the coding sequence ATGATAGCACTACTTCTGATAATTATCTCTTTTCAGGGTGCTCAGTTAATCGGGATGGCTTCAGGCACGGATACCTTTGTCGATAAGAATTCAAAGCTGTATCAGGACTATGATCACCTGTACCTGAATCTTTTTGGAACTGAGTCAATTGTTGTAATGGTTGAAGGTAGTGATGTTACAGATCCGGATCTTCTGAAAGCACTTGACAGGGCATACATGTCAATTCAGAACATACCCGGTGTTGTGGAAGTAACTTCGCCGTCGACTGTTATAAAAGAAGTTAATTATCAGATGACAGGCAGAAGTACAATTCCTGACGATCAGCAAACTATCGACGGGATAATTGATCACTCCATGCCCAGTGCACTCATGCCCGATGAAACACATGCCATCATGTCAGTAGTCATAGAAGGTACTGCATCGGATTCTACCCAGGAAGAGATTCTCAGGGAAACAGAAACTTCCATCGAGCTTGCAAATTTCCCTGCTGATTATAATGTAATTGTAACCGGGAATCCTGCTTTTAGTATTGCCATGAATGAAGAGATGAACACAAGTATGGGTATACTTCTGTTGCTGTCAATTCTTCTGATGGTAGTAGTATTATATCTGGTGTTCAAACATGTAAGATGGAGACTGCTCCCTCTTCCCATAGTACTGGTAGGAATTATATTCACTTTCGGAGCAATGGGCTTCCTTGATATTCCAATGTCAATGGTATCCATGTCGGCTTTCCCTGTTCTGATAGGACTTGGTATAGATTATGCCATTCAGTTCCACAACAGGATAGAAGAAGAACTTGCACGTGGCGAGACCGATGAAGAAGCTGTCATTGATACTATCAAACATACCGGTCCTGCGGTATTGATAGCACTTATCATCACTGCTCTTGGATTCTTCTCATTGTTCACATCCACAGTTCCAATGATACAGGATTTCGGAAAACTTCTCATGATAGGAATTTTGATGTGTTTCCTTTCCTCTCTGTTCCTGGGAGTAACTGTGCTCTATGGATTCGACAAAATATCCAAATGGAATATACTTGGCAAACTTGGTTTGAAAAAGAACTCATCAAAGCCCGCAACTCATGCTGCGGTTTTAATTGATGAGGACCACGAGCCGGATTTCCTTGAAAAGGCATTGAAAGGAATTTCAACATTCTCAATGAAGAATCCGATCCTTATACTTTCTATTGCAGGTTTGCTGTGTGTTGGCGGTCTTTACGCAGATAATCTGGTGGGTATCCAGACAGATACTGAGACATTCGTTCCACAGGACATGCCTGCTCTTCTTGAGCTAAAACACATGGGTGAGATCCTCGGTGGAGAAGACCAGCTAAACCTCATCATAAAAACAGATGACAACGCTGACCCTGAACTTCTGGAATGGATCGATGAATTCACAGAACACGAAGTTGCCGGAAGAAGTCACATACAGGATTCTTCAAGTATTGTCGATCTTGTAAAAGCCGCAAATTCCGGTGAGATACCGGGCAGCTCGGAGGAAATTGAAGTTATATATGATCAGCTTTCCGATGCCCAGAGGGATGCATATCTTAATGGGAATACAATAATCATGCTGAACCTGGACATTGGTAACGCAATGAGTGAGCTTGGTCTTGAAGGCATAGAATCACTTGCCAATGTTGTAGAAGATGATATCATGTGGATGGCTCCGCCACCAGGTGTGTATGTAACAATAACCGGTCACTCTATGGTCTATGTAGAGGTAATATCTGCTCTGACATCAGGCAGGGTATTTATGACAATGCTTGGTATCGTGCTTGTGTTTGCAGGTCTGCTGGTTATTTACAGGGATATGCTTAAAGCTCTCACACCTGTTCTGACCATGGTTGTGGTCGTGGGCTGGTCTGGTGGTCTCATGTATTACACTGGAATGGAATACACACCAATGACTGCAACACTTGGAGCATTGATCCTTGGTGTTGGTTCGGAATATGCGATCCTTATGATGGAGCGTTATTTTGAAGAAAGGGACAAAGGTGCAGACCCTGAAGAAGCAATGCAGGAAGCAAGTGTCAAGATCGGAAAGGCTATTGTCACATCCGGTGCAACCACTGTTTTTGGTTTCAGTGCGCTTATAGCTTCACCATTCTCAATTACCAGTAATTTCGGATTAATCACGGTAATGGATGTAATACTTGCATTACTTGCAACGTTTGTTATCTTCCCTCCAATTATAGTTACTCTGGACAAATACAGAGAAAAAAGGAGACACTTCCACCAGTCACATCACAAATCCGGCTCGGGTGGAGGTAATATAGTAAAAAGCATTCAGGAGGCAATTACCCAATGA
- a CDS encoding ArsR family transcriptional regulator, whose protein sequence is MPQQIILINLEKPREKKLEEDIRWFCNSFGLSSGRDTENLATQIVLDLLQQLAENQDKISSDIIARSIEVNQSRVNHHIRNLINSGLIYREKRGLYIRGGSLKAAVQEMRKDSDRIFQELEEIAEEIDEQVGLKNR, encoded by the coding sequence ATGCCACAACAGATAATCCTGATAAATCTGGAAAAACCCAGGGAAAAGAAGCTTGAAGAAGATATTCGCTGGTTCTGTAACAGTTTCGGATTGTCTTCCGGAAGAGATACAGAAAACCTTGCTACACAGATAGTACTTGATCTTCTTCAACAACTGGCAGAAAATCAGGATAAGATATCCTCAGACATCATAGCCAGAAGTATTGAGGTCAACCAGTCCAGAGTGAACCATCACATCAGAAACCTGATCAACTCAGGCCTGATATACAGGGAAAAAAGAGGATTATACATCCGTGGCGGAAGTCTCAAAGCCGCCGTGCAGGAAATGAGAAAAGATTCCGATCGTATTTTTCAGGAACTAGAAGAAATAGCCGAGGAAATTGATGAACAGGTGGGTCTGAAGAACAGATAA
- a CDS encoding PGF-pre-PGF domain-containing protein: MLFTKHNTKISIVSAIFLVLAISLTISMVIIPASAGGNVTPAFNVTFSPDESVISSRLDRVPVFRANVSEVSDVVWYLDNYQVVSYTDICNSSYVPAVSETGNYSIKVHVSNPNGSIENQWYWLATPTPSQIISGGSSSSSSSSGSVSSGEDYKNILVKEVNMQILNKNVLTEFTFTEDNNPISSLEFTSSVNAGYVRMSLEVLSDRSSFVSEDPDDEVYCYVNINPDRTGLDNKIGDTRIFFNVSQQWLDDNNIDADSVRLKLFGSYGWKTFPVKIISGSNSSENSNLNSNVTFVSTTTGFGSFAITGKVNKSSEDDVVVIDMGGDSSKKSSGADSGSKKEGGSSDSENVLDSVLRSMKELFIKRNPVNT; encoded by the coding sequence TTGCTTTTCACTAAACATAATACTAAAATCAGTATTGTATCAGCTATTTTTCTTGTACTGGCAATAAGCCTGACAATTAGCATGGTGATTATCCCGGCATCTGCCGGAGGTAATGTCACTCCTGCGTTCAATGTAACATTTTCACCAGATGAGTCTGTAATCAGTTCAAGGCTTGATCGTGTACCAGTTTTCAGGGCAAATGTAAGTGAAGTATCTGATGTTGTCTGGTATCTTGACAATTACCAGGTAGTAAGTTATACTGATATCTGCAACAGTAGTTATGTTCCTGCTGTTTCAGAAACCGGTAATTACAGTATAAAAGTTCATGTCTCAAATCCTAATGGAAGCATCGAAAACCAGTGGTATTGGTTAGCCACCCCGACCCCTTCCCAGATAATTTCTGGTGGTAGTAGTAGTAGTAGCAGTTCTTCAGGTTCTGTTTCTTCCGGAGAGGATTACAAAAACATTCTTGTAAAAGAAGTGAACATGCAGATCCTTAACAAAAATGTGCTTACCGAGTTCACATTTACTGAAGATAATAATCCCATAAGTTCTCTTGAATTTACATCATCTGTAAATGCAGGTTATGTGCGAATGTCACTTGAGGTATTGAGTGATCGTTCATCCTTTGTGTCAGAAGATCCGGATGATGAGGTTTACTGTTATGTTAATATCAATCCTGACAGGACAGGTCTTGATAACAAGATTGGAGACACTCGTATTTTCTTCAATGTAAGTCAGCAGTGGCTGGATGATAATAACATTGATGCAGATTCGGTCCGTCTGAAACTGTTCGGCAGCTATGGCTGGAAAACATTCCCTGTAAAGATCATATCGGGATCAAATTCATCAGAAAATTCAAATTTAAATTCAAACGTCACTTTCGTTTCAACAACGACCGGCTTTGGCAGTTTTGCAATAACCGGGAAAGTAAATAAAAGTTCAGAGGATGACGTTGTAGTTATCGATATGGGCGGAGATTCTTCTAAGAAATCATCTGGTGCAGATTCGGGTTCCAAAAAAGAAGGAGGTAGTTCAGACTCAGAAAATGTCCTTGATTCTGTACTTAGATCCATGAAAGAATTATTTATAAAAAGAAATCCTGTAAATACATAA
- a CDS encoding helix-turn-helix domain-containing protein: MDYEGSLRDLGLTKYEASAYSTLLREGVTGAQELSRRSDIPVGKIYEVLSNLNNMGLVEFQRSRPRKYRAVKPSIALNNLYAKKEEETKNELDNFKLKVSELESRFSDIAQPDHTEIQFWATSIGEEDIIKNIKNMLDEVENEILHVKPTKMSDMIRKDKHIDPNRFMPTVIDEFVKAAKKGVKIKIIFPEEVLICLMKDRFAHIKDPQDREIIKNNIDAKVLNCDYDFRLVDEYITHIPIPDPVDPNNMFGELKIYDKEYAQKLKDKFEELWAKGKKMDFNF, translated from the coding sequence ATGGACTATGAAGGATCATTAAGAGACCTGGGGCTTACTAAATACGAAGCCTCTGCATACTCAACGCTACTAAGAGAAGGAGTTACCGGAGCACAGGAACTGTCACGCAGATCAGACATCCCGGTTGGGAAGATCTACGAAGTTCTCTCAAACCTCAACAATATGGGACTGGTTGAATTCCAGAGATCAAGACCCAGAAAATACAGGGCCGTTAAACCTTCCATTGCCCTGAACAATCTTTACGCCAAAAAAGAAGAAGAAACAAAGAATGAGCTGGATAACTTCAAACTGAAAGTATCAGAACTTGAATCCAGATTCTCCGACATAGCACAACCAGATCATACTGAGATCCAGTTCTGGGCTACTTCTATCGGAGAAGAAGACATCATTAAGAATATTAAGAACATGCTTGATGAAGTTGAAAACGAGATATTGCACGTAAAACCAACAAAAATGTCAGATATGATCCGCAAGGACAAACATATCGACCCTAATAGATTTATGCCCACGGTCATCGATGAATTTGTCAAGGCTGCGAAAAAAGGTGTAAAGATAAAAATAATCTTTCCGGAAGAAGTCCTTATCTGCCTGATGAAGGACAGATTTGCACATATAAAAGACCCGCAGGACAGGGAAATAATCAAAAATAATATCGATGCAAAAGTCCTTAATTGCGATTATGATTTCAGGCTTGTGGACGAATACATAACACACATCCCGATTCCTGACCCAGTCGATCCAAATAATATGTTCGGGGAACTGAAGATATACGATAAAGAATATGCACAGAAGTTAAAAGATAAGTTTGAAGAACTCTGGGCCAAAGGAAAAAAGATGGATTTTAACTTTTAA
- a CDS encoding DUF169 domain-containing protein, with the protein MNNEDIQKYGTELKEVLQMTTSPVAVHLVRTDEEIPADIPHVGETTRHCQMVDNVRRLGTHFYSTLDDQMCKGGASVMGLTEMSPKLKSGEVYYNLNHFASLEAAKATMERVPMVEANSIKAVLYAPLEKATFMPDVILVIAKPRIVMELSQALLQKNGGRVNAGFAGKQSVCADGVSYPYLTGEAGVTIGCSGSRKYTEIQDEEMIMSVPVDMLPALVESAKVMFGTYAC; encoded by the coding sequence ATGAACAACGAAGATATCCAGAAATATGGTACCGAACTCAAAGAAGTACTTCAAATGACCACATCTCCGGTTGCTGTGCACCTTGTAAGGACCGATGAGGAAATACCAGCTGACATTCCACATGTTGGTGAGACAACCAGACACTGCCAGATGGTTGACAATGTAAGAAGGCTTGGCACCCACTTCTATTCAACACTCGATGATCAGATGTGCAAGGGCGGCGCATCTGTAATGGGACTTACAGAGATGAGTCCGAAACTCAAGTCAGGTGAAGTATATTATAATCTTAATCACTTTGCTTCCCTTGAAGCTGCAAAAGCAACCATGGAGAGAGTTCCAATGGTGGAAGCAAACTCCATCAAGGCTGTACTCTATGCTCCACTTGAGAAAGCAACTTTCATGCCTGATGTGATTCTTGTAATCGCAAAGCCAAGAATAGTAATGGAGCTTTCACAGGCTCTGCTCCAGAAGAACGGTGGACGTGTAAATGCAGGATTTGCCGGTAAGCAGAGTGTCTGTGCAGACGGTGTTTCATATCCATACCTTACAGGAGAAGCAGGTGTGACTATCGGTTGCAGTGGCAGCAGAAAGTACACTGAGATCCAGGATGAGGAAATGATAATGAGCGTACCTGTGGACATGTTGCCTGCTCTTGTAGAGTCTGCAAAGGTAATGTTCGGCACATACGCCTGTTGA
- a CDS encoding helix-turn-helix domain-containing protein — translation MTVTSLQNLGFTSYEAKVYVALVRNANATVSTLHDDSGVPNSAIYGALKKLEKRGIIEFQNTKPMRYRCIPPEDAIAKLKNDYAEQCDIVFEKLTEIYGESASETSEEHIWNINGARNVTCKVIQMMENAKKDILILASSTPFRTIAENHTSLKKDYTTIIGVMNRKASEEGISVRVISSCEDEAKKIKNLVPLATVRVNSIEEADSKLKSFVIVIDKSEMLVDILKDGDGDTDLSAVWTNGADFSSVISHLLSAKWEISEKYTI, via the coding sequence ATGACCGTCACATCTCTTCAAAATCTTGGTTTTACTTCCTACGAAGCAAAAGTTTACGTGGCTCTTGTCAGGAATGCGAATGCAACAGTCTCAACGTTGCATGATGATTCAGGAGTTCCGAATTCAGCAATTTACGGCGCATTGAAAAAGCTGGAAAAAAGGGGAATAATCGAATTCCAGAACACAAAACCAATGCGTTACAGGTGTATTCCGCCTGAAGATGCCATTGCTAAGTTGAAGAATGATTATGCAGAGCAATGTGATATTGTCTTTGAAAAACTAACTGAGATATATGGTGAATCTGCAAGCGAAACAAGCGAGGAGCATATCTGGAATATCAATGGTGCAAGAAATGTTACCTGTAAAGTGATCCAGATGATGGAAAATGCAAAAAAGGATATTTTGATACTGGCTTCTTCGACACCTTTCAGGACAATTGCAGAGAACCATACATCCCTTAAAAAGGATTACACTACTATAATAGGTGTCATGAACAGGAAAGCCAGTGAAGAGGGCATTAGTGTCAGGGTCATAAGCTCCTGTGAGGATGAAGCAAAGAAGATCAAAAATCTGGTCCCTCTGGCAACAGTGCGTGTAAACTCCATCGAAGAAGCCGATTCAAAACTTAAGAGTTTTGTTATTGTTATTGATAAGTCTGAAATGCTTGTTGATATACTGAAAGATGGGGATGGGGACACTGATCTGTCTGCAGTGTGGACGAATGGTGCAGATTTCTCTTCTGTTATTTCTCATCTGTTAAGTGCCAAATGGGAGATCTCTGAAAAATACACTATATGA
- a CDS encoding MBL fold metallo-hydrolase, whose translation MKITIVYDNNAEEGLKCGWGFACLIETGTNNILFDTGWDGHLLLENMEKLAIDPHIVDILVLSHQHWDHIGGVTTFLNVNPDVDVYVPSSFSPRLKKEITSRIKRKLYGVSSPQKICDKIYTTGELEKSGTGIKEQSLILECESGNYVLTGCAHPGLLLILEAAASFGKMNGIIGGLHDSQEFGSFKDMQLIGAGHCTSHKDVIRKMYSDKFQKIYAGYSIEL comes from the coding sequence ATGAAAATTACCATTGTTTATGACAATAATGCAGAAGAAGGCCTTAAGTGCGGATGGGGATTTGCCTGCCTGATAGAAACAGGAACGAACAATATACTGTTTGATACCGGATGGGATGGACACCTGCTTCTTGAAAACATGGAAAAATTAGCAATTGACCCGCATATTGTAGACATACTTGTACTCTCACATCAGCACTGGGACCACATTGGAGGAGTTACAACTTTCCTGAACGTAAATCCGGATGTTGATGTGTACGTCCCATCAAGTTTCTCACCACGTCTTAAAAAGGAGATCACATCCCGAATCAAAAGGAAACTATATGGAGTAAGTTCTCCCCAGAAGATCTGCGATAAAATTTACACAACTGGTGAATTAGAAAAAAGTGGCACCGGAATAAAAGAACAATCACTGATTCTTGAATGCGAATCCGGAAATTATGTCCTCACAGGTTGTGCTCATCCGGGCCTGCTCTTAATATTAGAAGCTGCAGCTTCATTTGGAAAAATGAATGGAATAATTGGCGGTTTGCATGACAGCCAGGAGTTTGGCTCATTCAAAGATATGCAACTCATTGGGGCAGGACATTGCACATCACACAAGGATGTTATCAGAAAAATGTATTCTGATAAATTCCAGAAAATATATGCCGGATATTCGATTGAACTCTAA